One region of Octopus sinensis unplaced genomic scaffold, ASM634580v1 Contig15364, whole genome shotgun sequence genomic DNA includes:
- the LOC118761571 gene encoding calcium uniporter protein, mitochondrial-like, producing MSLIDLFSTFNVTAHKETIERKYTDQIATLTKELEPYERSRNQMIKAADWRAQSIGWLGLVFMGLQTGVLARLTWFEYSWDIMEPVTYFVTYVTGMFFYAYYMVTRQVFG from the exons atgtcattaATTGACTTATTCAGTACGTTCAATGTGACAGCGCACAAGGAGACGATCGAAAGGAAATATACAGACCAGATTGCCACTTTGACCAAGGAATTAGAACCATATGAACGG AGTAGGAATCAAATGATCAAAGCTGCCGATTGGAGGGCACAGTCCATTGGCTGGTTAGGTTTAGTGTTTATGGGACTCCAAACTGGTGTTTTGGCTCGACTTACATGGTTTGAGTACTCGTGGGATATCATGGAGCCGGTCACCTATTTTGTCACATATGTCACTGGAATGTTCTTCTATGCATATTACATGGTCACGCGACAGGTATTTGGATGA